DNA from Candidatus Glassbacteria bacterium:
CCGGCAGACCGGCAAGTTCCACCGCGCTCATCCACTCATTCACTTCGCCCCCCCGAAATTCGCCGGTTTGAAATTCCCACTTTCCTGCAGGTACTTCTTCAGGCTTTTCTTTCGGCTTCGGATTTCAACCTCCATTTGTTCGAGCGTCCCCAAATCGGCGATCAGAGCCTCGGCCCCGATCAAGGTCCGGCAACCTCTCAAATCGTTATGAAGGTGGGTGAGAAAGTAGCTTCCGGTGGCGACTTCCAGAGGGAGTGCGAACTGGAATGGGAATCGGTGGTATCTCCGCGATTCGGCCGTCCATGCGTTCAACATAAACAGGGTGATTTCACTGCCCGTGTACTCGGACATCAGACCGGCGATTTCCTCTCGGCTTTTTCCGCTGGTGGATATCGCTGTATTCACGGCTTCCCTCACCTTGGATTCGATCCCGAGTGCTCCCGGCGCGGCTTCTGGCCCGGCTGGGAATTCAAACCGCATTTGTTCTTTAGCGCTCATGCTTCCTTGGAGGTTAGGTAACCGGGGCTTCGGCATCCCGCCTTCACCCCGGTAAGGTTCCCGGCCCTCCATGCGCCAGGACGATATGTCTAACCAGCCGCAGTCACTTTGCCGGTATCCACCTCGTCTCCCGGTGTGGTATTGCTTTGCGTATATTTATTTTTCCGGCCGTCCGGGTATCGCTCCGGCCAAATATCTTCCGGAACCAAGCCCAACTTGGAGGCGATGATGAACTCCATCTTCGGGTACGGCTTCACCTTGGCGACCTTGGGCGCATTCCGGCCCACACCGGCTTCGGCGGCGAGAGCGGAGAAAGAAGATTTGCGGCGTTGGAGTTGGTATTTGATCCACGCCCACCGCTCTTCATTTTCTTTTGGAATTATGTCTATTGCGTTCATGGGAATATACATACCGAAAACGTATACGCAAGGCAATAAAAATTCCAAAAATAATTGAATCGGAACAAATAGGGAAAATATGAGGAAAAATGTGCGCGCCTGCCTATATTCCCGGTTTACAGTTTGAACCGGGAATGAACATGCCGGAATTCGTTGCGGACCGGCATGATTTGTGGCCTTCGAGCTGGTTTACACTTTGTGGATTCGGAGTTTACTGTTGGATAAGGAAAACCGTAAACAATTCGCGGAACGGCTGTCCCAGGCTATCAAAGAAGTAGGAGGTGTGGTTCGGGCCGCCGATTTAACGGGCGTAAAGGACCGTACCATTCGGAAGTGGCTTCATGCAGAATCTGACCCGGACCGTGAGTATGTTGTCCGAATAGCGAAGGCCGCAGGCTATTCAATCGCTTGGCTTGCGGCCGGGGAGGGGGATAAATCAGGGGACGCAATGACCCGT
Protein-coding regions in this window:
- a CDS encoding nucleotide excision repair protein, translated to MYIPMNAIDIIPKENEERWAWIKYQLQRRKSSFSALAAEAGVGRNAPKVAKVKPYPKMEFIIASKLGLVPEDIWPERYPDGRKNKYTQSNTTPGDEVDTGKVTAAG